A stretch of the Musa acuminata AAA Group cultivar baxijiao chromosome BXJ2-7, Cavendish_Baxijiao_AAA, whole genome shotgun sequence genome encodes the following:
- the LOC135617316 gene encoding splicing factor 3B subunit 6-like protein, producing MATISLRKANTRLPPEVNRVLYVRNLPFNISSEEMYDIFGKYGAIRQIRIGTNKDTRGTAFVVYEDIYDAKTAVDHLSGFNVANRYLIVLYYQQAKMAKKVDQKKKEDEITRLQEKYGISTSKDK from the coding sequence ATGGCGACGATTAGCCTTCGTAAGGCCAACACCCGCCTTCCACCAGAGGTGAATCGGGTGCTCTACGTGCGCAACCTCCCATTCAACATCTCGAGCGAGGAGATGTACGACATCTTCGGCAAGTACGGCGCCATTCGCCAGATCCGCATTGGCACCAACAAGGATACCCGCGGCACCGCCTTCGTCGTCTACGAGGACATCTACGACGCCAAGACCGCCGTCGACCACCTCTCCGGGTTCAACGTCGCCAACCGCTACCTCATCGTTCTCTATTACCAGCAAGCCAAGATGGCCAAGAAGGTCGatcagaagaagaaggaggacgaGATCACCCGGTTGCAGGAGAAGTACGGCATCTCCACCTCCAAAGATAAGTAG